The Catenuloplanes niger genome includes a window with the following:
- a CDS encoding flavin-containing monooxygenase encodes MSAELEFDPDALREKYRHERDRRIRPDGSAQYRGARGEFGYYAADPYTPRTERDPVRDRVEAVIVGGGFGGLLTGAELRRAGLEDIRVIDEAGDFGGTWYWNRYPGIHCDVESSVYLPLLEEVGTVPTWRYSPGDEIRRHAVAIAEHFGLYRDTMFHTRVTELRWDETAAEWQVRTDRGDDFRARYVIVSSGTLTQPKLPGIPGIESFRGHTFHTSRWDYAYTGGDADGNLHRLAGKRVGVVGTGATGIQVIPHLGRDAQHLYVFQRTPSSIDVRDNRPLAPDWTAGLKPGWQRERMDNFLTIISGGRTDVDLVGDGWTATGHLQTTYLTGARAEMSDEELELADFAKMNAIRARVDEIVTDPATAAKLKPWYRYMCKRPGFSDTYLPTFNRPNVTLVDTADTGGITRMTETAVVVGDDEYEVDCVIFATGFEAGVSGVVSGTMPVYGRDGVPLLQTWARGPRTLHGFYSHGFPNLFHLGALQNSNSVNFVHLLHQQAVHIGAVIGEGRRRGTRWIEPAAAAEEAWVATIREVAPDTRAFQAECTPGYYNNEGRPRPVNNSYGPGPVAFHDLLRRWRAEGGYDDVLVGA; translated from the coding sequence ATGTCTGCTGAGCTGGAGTTCGACCCCGACGCCCTGCGCGAGAAGTACCGGCACGAGCGTGACCGCCGGATCCGCCCGGACGGCAGCGCCCAGTACCGCGGCGCCCGCGGCGAGTTCGGCTACTACGCCGCGGACCCGTACACCCCGCGGACCGAGCGCGACCCGGTGCGCGACCGGGTCGAGGCCGTGATCGTCGGCGGCGGGTTCGGCGGCCTGCTGACCGGCGCGGAGCTGCGCCGGGCGGGCCTCGAGGACATCCGGGTGATCGACGAGGCCGGCGACTTCGGCGGCACCTGGTACTGGAACCGCTACCCCGGCATCCACTGCGACGTCGAGTCCTCGGTGTACCTGCCGCTGCTGGAGGAGGTGGGCACCGTGCCGACCTGGCGCTACTCCCCCGGCGACGAGATCCGCCGGCACGCGGTCGCGATCGCGGAGCACTTCGGCCTCTACCGGGACACCATGTTCCACACCCGCGTCACGGAGCTGCGCTGGGACGAGACCGCGGCCGAGTGGCAGGTCCGCACCGACCGCGGCGACGACTTCCGCGCCCGGTACGTCATCGTGTCCAGCGGCACGCTGACCCAGCCGAAGCTGCCCGGCATCCCCGGCATCGAGTCGTTCCGCGGGCACACGTTCCACACCAGCCGCTGGGACTACGCCTACACCGGCGGCGACGCGGACGGCAACCTGCACCGGCTGGCCGGCAAGCGGGTCGGCGTGGTCGGCACCGGCGCCACCGGCATCCAGGTCATCCCGCACCTCGGCCGGGACGCCCAGCACCTCTACGTCTTCCAGCGCACCCCGTCGTCGATCGACGTGCGCGACAACCGGCCGCTCGCCCCGGACTGGACCGCCGGCCTGAAGCCGGGCTGGCAGCGCGAGCGGATGGACAACTTCCTCACCATCATCAGCGGCGGCCGGACCGACGTGGACCTGGTCGGTGACGGGTGGACCGCCACCGGGCACCTGCAGACCACGTACCTCACCGGTGCCCGGGCCGAGATGAGCGACGAGGAGCTGGAGCTGGCCGACTTCGCGAAGATGAACGCGATCCGCGCCCGGGTCGACGAGATCGTCACCGACCCGGCGACCGCGGCGAAACTCAAACCCTGGTACCGCTACATGTGCAAGCGGCCCGGGTTCAGCGACACCTACCTGCCGACGTTCAACCGGCCGAACGTCACGCTGGTCGACACCGCGGACACCGGCGGCATCACCCGGATGACCGAGACCGCGGTGGTGGTCGGCGACGACGAGTACGAGGTCGACTGCGTCATCTTCGCCACCGGCTTCGAGGCCGGGGTCTCCGGTGTCGTCTCCGGGACCATGCCGGTGTACGGCCGCGACGGCGTGCCGCTGCTGCAGACCTGGGCCCGCGGCCCGCGCACGCTGCACGGCTTCTACAGCCACGGCTTCCCGAACCTGTTCCACCTCGGCGCGCTGCAGAACTCGAACTCGGTCAACTTCGTGCACCTGCTGCACCAGCAGGCGGTCCACATCGGCGCCGTGATCGGCGAGGGGCGGCGGCGGGGCACCCGCTGGATCGAGCCGGCCGCGGCGGCGGAGGAAGCCTGGGTGGCCACGATCCGCGAGGTCGCGCCGGACACGCGCGCGTTCCAGGCCGAGTGCACGCCCGGTTACTACAACAACGAGGGCCGGCCCCGGCCGGTGAACAACTCCTACGGCCCCGGCCCGGTCGCGTTCCACGACCTGCTGCGCCGCTGGCGTGCCGAGGGCGGCTACGACGACGTGCTGGTCGGCGCGTGA
- a CDS encoding DUF418 domain-containing protein — MLFLLAGPALGIDSADDLPAVVGVILLQAGWSALWLRHARCGPAEWAWRCLTRWCRRPLRRAPATPVPSRPHAAVDE; from the coding sequence GTGCTCTTCCTGCTCGCCGGCCCGGCGCTCGGCATCGACAGCGCCGACGACCTGCCCGCCGTCGTCGGCGTCATCCTGCTCCAGGCCGGGTGGAGCGCGCTCTGGCTGCGGCACGCCCGGTGCGGCCCGGCCGAGTGGGCCTGGCGATGCCTCACCCGGTGGTGCCGGCGCCCGCTGCGCCGCGCCCCGGCCACGCCGGTGCCGAGCCGGCCGCACGCGGCCGTCGACGAGTGA
- a CDS encoding S1 family peptidase translates to MPADAFSLPPWVVRVCDGDGLTAGAGILLSDDLVLTCAHVVDPFPVPGRVPPPVRVTFADLPVGDLGVPADVAPRGWVPRDECTGGDLALLRAAEPRRRGTARLLSAPLPGAAELLAYGFPASIDSGVWAAVRPVARGGPCGEWVQLEPVGRGVPVQRGFSGTGVVDPATGRVIGMVVSEFTNAGVAISWMIPVDTIIGYLPMIRRFAEGPPALDDSFLSIAVSTGGADVLPGQADAGDRLARWLAEEDDAPALLVVVAGDTGSAASVDVHRVVLNADRAEAPALRAAGIDGPDVPPGSVDLAVDAAGLGADELIELIARRAGVSRLDLHDPAGAPPMTVVVSGVDEAHEPERLVHELRDLIESREERIRVVLIFRRSGSVAHHAAEQAASGYESVPPDPWLDARLDELAARERATWERYLDTARRIAGVPRPARDATRLRAQAAQRTRHSSFREEITAALSRAAASVTAFDALLERRTELRQLLGAYRDRAIRAGHAEDRDLDRLHRVAYGLLHRNPCDLRAAETAVREYATAIRGKGGR, encoded by the coding sequence GTGCCCGCCGACGCGTTCTCACTGCCGCCGTGGGTGGTGCGTGTCTGCGACGGGGACGGCCTGACCGCCGGTGCCGGAATTCTGCTCTCCGATGATCTTGTATTGACCTGTGCGCATGTCGTCGATCCATTTCCGGTGCCCGGCCGGGTGCCGCCACCGGTGCGGGTGACCTTCGCCGATCTGCCGGTCGGTGACCTCGGGGTGCCGGCCGACGTGGCACCGCGCGGCTGGGTGCCGCGCGACGAGTGCACCGGCGGTGACCTGGCCCTGCTGCGGGCCGCGGAGCCCCGCCGGCGCGGCACGGCCAGGCTGCTCTCGGCGCCGCTGCCGGGCGCGGCGGAGCTGCTGGCGTACGGCTTTCCCGCCTCGATCGACTCGGGTGTCTGGGCGGCCGTGCGGCCGGTGGCGCGCGGTGGACCGTGCGGCGAGTGGGTGCAGCTGGAACCGGTCGGGCGAGGCGTTCCGGTGCAGCGCGGTTTCAGCGGCACCGGCGTCGTCGACCCGGCGACCGGGCGCGTGATCGGCATGGTGGTCAGCGAGTTCACGAATGCGGGCGTCGCGATCTCCTGGATGATCCCGGTCGACACGATCATCGGTTATCTGCCGATGATCCGCCGTTTCGCCGAGGGCCCGCCCGCGCTCGACGACAGTTTCCTCAGCATCGCGGTCTCGACCGGCGGCGCGGACGTGCTGCCCGGCCAGGCGGACGCGGGCGACCGCCTGGCCCGCTGGCTGGCCGAGGAGGACGACGCACCGGCGCTGCTGGTCGTCGTGGCCGGCGACACCGGGTCCGCCGCCTCGGTCGACGTGCACCGGGTGGTGCTCAACGCGGACCGGGCCGAGGCACCGGCGCTGCGGGCGGCCGGGATCGACGGGCCGGACGTGCCGCCGGGCAGCGTCGACCTGGCCGTGGACGCGGCCGGTCTCGGCGCCGACGAGCTGATCGAGCTGATCGCGCGCCGGGCCGGCGTGTCCCGGCTGGACCTGCACGACCCGGCCGGTGCCCCACCGATGACCGTCGTGGTGTCCGGGGTGGACGAGGCGCACGAGCCGGAGCGGCTGGTGCACGAGCTGCGGGACCTCATCGAGTCGCGGGAGGAACGGATCCGCGTCGTGCTGATCTTCCGGCGGAGCGGTTCGGTCGCCCATCACGCGGCGGAGCAGGCCGCCAGCGGTTACGAGTCGGTCCCGCCGGACCCGTGGCTGGACGCGCGCCTGGACGAGCTGGCGGCACGGGAGCGGGCGACGTGGGAGCGGTACCTGGACACGGCGCGCCGGATCGCGGGCGTGCCCCGCCCCGCTCGGGACGCGACCCGGCTGCGGGCGCAGGCCGCCCAGCGGACCCGGCACTCCTCCTTCCGGGAGGAGATCACCGCGGCGCTGTCCCGGGCGGCCGCGTCCGTGACCGCGTTCGACGCGCTGCTCGAGCGGCGGACCGAGTTGCGGCAGCTGCTCGGTGCCTACCGGGACCGGGCGATCCGGGCCGGTCACGCAGAGGACCGCGACCTCGACCGGCTGCACCGCGTCGCGTACGGACTGCTTCATCGGAACCCGTGCGATCTGCGCGCGGCGGAGACGGCGGTCCGCGAGTACGCGACCGCGATCCGGGGCAAGGGCGGACGGTAG
- a CDS encoding serine/threonine-protein kinase, with protein MAMRCNRPGCTGEIDETGFCVECDHRPLPEAPQSAPAGGCGAPGCGTAGRPWSVNGIVTMPTMPSRDPASRIMMQSTAFDAVRRCGRAGCQGRLNSATGSGAPRTKGFCPECGKPFTLEPRLKPGDLVAGQYRIEGPLARSGFGWVFLARDEHLDNRYVVLKGLVNTNDARAAEMAVRERQYLTRLDHPNIVRIYNAVTHYDAEMDEHLGYIVMDYIDGDSLQQARVPALRARARCGRRDVDCVAMPLEHVLGYGLQILSALAYLHDQGLVYCDLKPDNVMRGTDRIVLIDLGGVTEAPGRGGAFTPPFAPPREELAKYGATVRSDVFSLGKTLENLLSAGVDKSPELERADPGGISVAAESFRRAIRRATAEDRERRFADAAEFAEQLTGVVHELNGLRQGIESRSPSARFAPTSRLIDAGLGSVPPLTRWTAPGEAAGAERPPEPAEIMTGLPLPRVDPADPAAPYLTGDDPAPRELLGLPAGDSVELLLRGARAHLELGAPDAARACLDRAAILLPEPGHRWRLGWYRGLAALAGRQVKTALGEFTDVCDMLPGEAEPKLAMALCAEWLQQVDRAERLYTAVWRRDRSMVSAAFGLARLRLARQDRDGAVAVLDEVPAISLHRDAARIAAVRALVEPVAGRAAQPGDVLRAATLTRPDRLRLDDGEPDGKARQRLTALVRQVALDIGVTAAEAEPAVLGSPCTRDGLRLLLERSLRDLARQAGGPDQSDALVDLANRVRSRTLLTGWRH; from the coding sequence ATGGCGATGAGATGCAACCGGCCGGGCTGCACCGGCGAGATCGACGAGACCGGTTTCTGCGTGGAGTGCGACCACCGACCGCTCCCGGAGGCACCGCAGTCCGCACCGGCCGGCGGCTGCGGCGCGCCCGGCTGCGGCACCGCGGGCCGGCCGTGGTCGGTCAACGGCATCGTCACGATGCCGACCATGCCGTCCCGCGACCCGGCCAGCCGGATCATGATGCAGTCCACCGCCTTCGACGCGGTACGCCGCTGCGGCCGGGCCGGCTGCCAGGGCCGGCTCAACTCGGCCACCGGGTCCGGCGCGCCCCGGACCAAGGGCTTCTGCCCGGAGTGCGGCAAGCCGTTCACGCTGGAGCCGCGGCTGAAGCCGGGCGATCTGGTCGCCGGCCAGTACCGGATCGAGGGTCCGCTGGCCCGCTCCGGCTTCGGCTGGGTGTTCCTGGCCCGCGACGAGCACCTCGACAACCGGTACGTGGTGCTCAAGGGCCTGGTCAACACGAACGACGCGCGGGCCGCCGAGATGGCGGTCCGGGAGCGGCAGTACCTGACCCGGCTCGACCACCCGAACATCGTCCGGATCTACAACGCGGTCACCCACTACGACGCGGAGATGGACGAGCACCTCGGCTACATCGTGATGGACTACATCGACGGCGACTCGCTGCAGCAGGCGCGGGTGCCGGCACTGCGCGCCCGGGCCCGGTGCGGCCGGCGCGACGTCGACTGCGTGGCGATGCCGCTGGAGCACGTGCTCGGCTACGGCCTGCAGATCCTGTCCGCCCTGGCGTACCTGCACGACCAGGGCCTGGTCTACTGCGACCTGAAGCCGGACAACGTCATGCGCGGCACCGACCGGATCGTGCTGATCGACCTCGGCGGCGTCACCGAGGCACCGGGCCGCGGCGGCGCGTTCACGCCCCCGTTCGCGCCGCCGAGGGAGGAGCTGGCGAAGTACGGCGCCACCGTACGGTCGGACGTCTTCAGCCTCGGCAAGACCCTGGAGAACCTGCTGAGCGCCGGCGTCGACAAGTCACCGGAGCTGGAGCGCGCGGACCCGGGCGGGATATCGGTCGCGGCCGAGTCGTTCCGGCGGGCGATCCGGCGCGCCACCGCCGAGGACCGGGAGCGGCGGTTCGCGGACGCGGCCGAGTTCGCCGAGCAGCTCACCGGCGTGGTGCACGAGCTGAACGGGTTGCGGCAGGGCATCGAGTCGCGGTCGCCGTCGGCCCGGTTCGCGCCCACCTCCCGGCTGATCGACGCGGGCCTGGGATCGGTGCCGCCGCTGACCCGGTGGACCGCGCCCGGCGAGGCGGCCGGCGCGGAACGGCCACCGGAGCCGGCAGAGATCATGACGGGGCTGCCGTTGCCGCGGGTGGACCCCGCCGACCCGGCCGCGCCCTACCTGACCGGCGACGACCCGGCTCCCCGGGAACTGCTCGGCCTGCCCGCCGGCGACTCCGTCGAGCTGCTGTTGCGTGGCGCGCGCGCCCACCTCGAGCTGGGCGCCCCGGACGCGGCCCGCGCGTGCCTGGACCGCGCCGCGATCCTGCTGCCCGAGCCCGGCCACCGCTGGCGGCTCGGCTGGTACCGCGGCCTGGCCGCGCTCGCCGGGCGGCAGGTCAAGACCGCGCTGGGCGAGTTCACCGACGTGTGCGACATGCTGCCCGGCGAGGCGGAGCCGAAGCTCGCGATGGCGCTCTGTGCCGAGTGGCTGCAGCAGGTCGACCGGGCCGAGCGCCTCTACACCGCGGTGTGGCGGCGGGACCGGTCGATGGTCAGCGCCGCGTTCGGGCTCGCCCGGCTCCGCCTGGCCCGGCAGGACCGCGACGGCGCCGTGGCGGTCCTGGACGAGGTCCCGGCGATCTCCCTGCACCGCGACGCCGCCCGGATCGCGGCGGTCCGCGCGCTGGTCGAACCGGTCGCGGGCCGGGCCGCGCAACCCGGCGACGTGCTGCGCGCCGCCACGCTGACCCGCCCGGACCGGCTGCGTCTCGACGACGGCGAGCCGGACGGCAAGGCCCGGCAGCGGCTCACCGCGCTGGTCCGGCAGGTCGCGCTCGACATCGGCGTCACCGCGGCCGAGGCGGAACCGGCCGTGCTCGGCTCGCCCTGCACCCGGGACGGGCTGCGCCTGCTGCTCGAGCGATCGCTGCGCGACCTCGCCCGGCAGGCCGGCGGGCCGGACCAGTCGGACGCGCTCGTCGACCTGGCCAACCGCGTCCGGTCCCGCACGCTGCTCACCGGCTGGCGGCACTGA
- a CDS encoding VWA domain-containing protein, translating into MSDPSLFSLSIGQNTFVPLEAGDLYAVLAVESHAAAGTGDLPEAAEVILVDSSGSMEQPPAKMSAARHAAAAAVDALRDGMRFAVVAGNDEARSIYPRGGTAIADAATRAEAKAAIRHIIPGGGTAMGTWLAAARTLLAPHHAAVRHAILLTDGRNEHESRAALDAVLATCQGTFTCDARGIGVDWSPAELIRIASVLGGTAEAIRGERELVEDFTALAGGTGSKRVPQARLRIRTAAGVSLAELKQVFPVSADLTEHLRRVDARTVEAALGAWGVAEIREYSVRLTIGDAGELGEDFRVGTVEVVTGADGVRQGSPEPIVVHRTEDPALSSEVNPSLGFYQIQAETGRAIQNLVELCQAGRYEEAEAAWAEADKLARLGGNDEAVRRLARIVAPTPDGRVALLRPPRAYDLLALEVFQVRPASVPHLSVQFPAPGEPRPAPAARVDGDRTCPSCGYRPTPEDRFCADCGTPLPGVAA; encoded by the coding sequence GTGAGTGATCCGTCCCTGTTCTCGCTCTCCATCGGGCAGAACACGTTCGTCCCGCTCGAGGCCGGCGACCTGTACGCGGTCCTGGCGGTCGAGTCGCACGCCGCCGCCGGCACCGGGGACCTGCCGGAGGCGGCCGAGGTGATCCTGGTCGACTCCTCCGGCTCGATGGAGCAGCCGCCGGCCAAGATGAGCGCGGCCCGGCACGCGGCCGCCGCCGCGGTCGACGCGCTCCGGGACGGCATGCGTTTCGCGGTGGTGGCTGGCAACGACGAGGCCCGGTCGATCTATCCGCGCGGTGGCACCGCGATCGCCGACGCGGCCACGCGGGCGGAGGCCAAGGCCGCGATCCGGCACATCATCCCGGGCGGCGGGACCGCGATGGGCACCTGGCTCGCGGCGGCGCGGACGCTGCTGGCACCGCACCACGCCGCGGTCCGGCACGCGATCCTGCTCACCGACGGGCGCAACGAGCACGAGAGCCGCGCCGCGCTGGACGCGGTGCTGGCGACCTGCCAGGGCACGTTCACCTGCGACGCGCGCGGGATCGGCGTGGACTGGAGCCCGGCCGAGCTGATCCGGATCGCGTCCGTGCTGGGCGGCACCGCCGAGGCGATCCGCGGTGAGCGGGAACTCGTCGAGGACTTCACCGCGCTGGCCGGCGGCACCGGCAGCAAGCGGGTGCCGCAGGCGCGGCTGCGGATCCGGACCGCCGCCGGTGTCTCGCTCGCCGAACTCAAGCAGGTCTTCCCGGTCAGCGCGGACCTCACCGAGCACCTGCGCCGGGTGGACGCGCGCACGGTCGAGGCCGCGCTCGGCGCGTGGGGCGTCGCGGAGATCCGGGAGTACTCGGTGCGGCTGACCATCGGCGACGCCGGGGAACTCGGCGAGGACTTCCGGGTCGGCACGGTCGAGGTGGTCACCGGGGCGGACGGCGTGCGCCAGGGCAGCCCGGAGCCGATCGTCGTGCACCGCACCGAGGACCCGGCGCTCTCCTCCGAGGTGAACCCCAGCCTGGGGTTCTACCAGATCCAGGCGGAGACCGGCCGGGCGATCCAGAACCTGGTCGAGCTGTGCCAGGCCGGCCGGTACGAGGAGGCGGAAGCCGCGTGGGCCGAGGCCGACAAGCTCGCGCGGCTCGGCGGCAACGACGAGGCGGTCCGGCGGCTCGCCCGGATCGTCGCGCCCACGCCCGACGGCCGGGTCGCGCTGCTGCGGCCTCCGCGCGCGTACGACCTGCTGGCACTGGAGGTCTTCCAGGTCCGGCCCGCGTCCGTGCCGCACCTGTCCGTGCAGTTCCCGGCGCCCGGCGAGCCGCGCCCGGCACCGGCGGCCCGCGTGGACGGGGACCGCACCTGCCCGTCGTGCGGCTACCGGCCCACGCCGGAGGACAGGTTCTGCGCCGACTGCGGCACCCCGCTGCCGGGCGTGGCCGCGTGA
- a CDS encoding ABC transporter substrate-binding protein has product MRRHPLTRTLAALLVGVSAVPAGCAAPRETDRAIVVLGPWLDNGPPGQDDERDPFRRVLDRYEEDHDVTINYEGTRAIGQALRSAVQNGTPPDIVIMPNVGDLAYYAREGISEPLGTPDGTTAPTLPSGGLAIDNLALWHRPTDGGTEAYAVMLKTDLKSAFWYRPADLAGQDVPRTWPDLLALTGTLAGTGRAPLCLGMSAPSAPGWPGTDWVEDLLLHRAGPDAYQRWVSGELPWATGEVAAAWNAWADLLRSRPVAAAQPRQALLTSFGDAGDALMRGECGLFHQGSFIAGTYDRFPVGDGTAEPGADYAFFPTPAAGAGPTEDASEVSADFAALLTDHPAAAALLRHLHGSEARDTWVAESNGAIFGPDVDPAHDRYDMVGRAVATELRDGGRLCLDASDAMPAALSSAFHQAVLEQVADPDRDSGPLLRELDTLSATDAVAADRLRLTCTD; this is encoded by the coding sequence ATGAGAAGACATCCGCTCACCCGTACCCTCGCGGCACTGCTCGTCGGTGTGTCGGCCGTGCCGGCCGGCTGTGCCGCGCCGCGGGAGACCGACCGCGCCATCGTGGTGCTCGGGCCGTGGCTGGACAACGGCCCGCCGGGGCAGGACGACGAACGGGACCCGTTCCGGCGCGTCCTGGACCGGTACGAGGAGGACCACGACGTCACCATCAACTACGAGGGCACCCGGGCGATCGGGCAGGCACTGCGCTCGGCCGTGCAGAACGGCACGCCGCCGGACATCGTCATCATGCCGAACGTGGGCGACCTGGCCTACTACGCGCGTGAGGGCATCTCCGAACCGCTCGGCACCCCCGACGGCACGACCGCGCCCACGCTGCCGTCCGGTGGGCTGGCGATCGACAACCTGGCGCTCTGGCACCGTCCCACGGACGGCGGCACCGAGGCGTACGCGGTGATGCTCAAGACCGACCTGAAGAGCGCGTTCTGGTACCGGCCGGCCGACCTCGCCGGGCAGGACGTCCCGCGGACCTGGCCCGACCTGCTCGCGCTCACCGGCACGCTGGCCGGGACCGGGCGGGCGCCGCTCTGCCTCGGGATGAGCGCGCCGTCCGCCCCCGGCTGGCCCGGCACCGACTGGGTGGAGGACCTGCTGCTGCACCGGGCCGGGCCGGACGCGTACCAGCGCTGGGTGTCCGGCGAACTGCCGTGGGCGACCGGTGAGGTGGCCGCGGCCTGGAACGCCTGGGCCGACCTGCTGCGCAGCCGGCCGGTGGCGGCCGCCCAGCCCCGCCAGGCGCTGCTCACCAGCTTCGGTGACGCCGGCGACGCGCTGATGCGCGGTGAGTGCGGGCTGTTCCATCAGGGATCGTTCATCGCCGGCACCTACGACCGGTTCCCGGTCGGCGACGGCACCGCCGAACCCGGAGCCGACTACGCGTTCTTCCCGACGCCGGCGGCCGGGGCCGGCCCCACCGAGGACGCCAGCGAGGTCAGTGCCGACTTCGCCGCGCTGCTCACCGACCACCCCGCGGCCGCGGCGCTGCTGCGCCACCTGCACGGGTCGGAGGCGCGCGACACGTGGGTCGCGGAGAGCAACGGCGCGATCTTCGGACCGGACGTCGACCCCGCGCACGACCGGTACGACATGGTCGGCCGCGCCGTCGCCACCGAACTGCGCGACGGCGGCCGGCTCTGCCTCGACGCGTCCGACGCCATGCCCGCGGCGCTGTCCAGCGCGTTCCACCAGGCGGTCCTGGAGCAGGTCGCGGACCCGGACCGGGACTCCGGCCCGCTGCTGCGCGAACTCGACACGCTGTCCGCCACCGACGCCGTAGCCGCCGACCGGCTGCGCCTCACCTGCACCGACTGA
- a CDS encoding CU044_2847 family protein, producing the protein MTQLLRFSTADGHVVVEASETEPGVRPAGRGAGAITDVGHRFEDALAEVRDAAANALEVFRDGRLNPDEVTITFGVRLNAEAGAVIAKTTVEGHLTVQLKWGATAPTPDPGP; encoded by the coding sequence ATGACCCAGCTGCTGCGTTTCTCCACCGCCGACGGCCACGTGGTGGTGGAGGCCTCCGAGACCGAGCCGGGGGTACGCCCCGCGGGCCGCGGGGCCGGCGCGATCACCGACGTCGGGCACCGCTTCGAGGACGCGCTGGCCGAGGTGCGCGACGCGGCCGCGAACGCGCTCGAGGTGTTCCGCGACGGCCGGCTGAACCCCGACGAGGTCACCATCACCTTCGGCGTGCGGCTGAACGCGGAGGCCGGCGCCGTCATCGCCAAGACCACGGTCGAGGGCCACCTGACCGTCCAGCTGAAGTGGGGCGCCACGGCTCCCACACCCGACCCGGGGCCGTGA